Proteins co-encoded in one Brassica rapa cultivar Chiifu-401-42 chromosome A02, CAAS_Brap_v3.01, whole genome shotgun sequence genomic window:
- the LOC103849793 gene encoding uncharacterized protein LOC103849793, giving the protein MFVSEVFGFQSFAGCKMDLPKFHVRLFILGEEPSAMKSIGHHTDDVKLLPALKAALNEDEWEQLKNSKLGVFIKFWYLKFEWASRLVHYMLCYQLDIKKKYELWCLFGPQLARFSLIEFEHITGLNCEYIKNLDNSTIEVTDELARFWELMGLDIDAGPSSLQIIATCKKFGEWSQDDRIRLGYLAIYTGYIEGKKNSSPTRAMPARLVMNLHEFETYPWGRLAFKWLMDSVKCKDLTSNCYTIDGFVQALQVWIYVALLDFSASFGKPIRNRPTPPLLAYNGQRGIKCGRGSQHTVSPIV; this is encoded by the coding sequence TTCATCTTAGGGGAAGAGCCATCGGCAATGAAAAGCATTGGGCATCATACCGATGACGTGAAGTTGCTTCCTGCTCTAAAGGCTGCTCTTAACGAAGATGAATGGGAGCAGCTGAAGAATTCAAAGTTGGGAGTGTTCATCAAGTTTTGGTACTTGAAATTTGAATGGGCGTCTAGGCTGGTTCATTATATGTTATGTTACCAGCTGGATATCAAGAAGAAGTATGAGCTCTGGTGTCTTTTTGGTCCACAGCTGGCGAGGTTTTCCTTGATTGAGTTCGAACACATCACTGGTCTAAACTGCGAATATATCAAGAACCTGGATAATTCTACTATAGAGGTGACAGATGAGTTGGCTCGTTTCTGGGAGTTGATGGGTTTGGATATTGATGCTGGTCCAAGTAGCTTGCAAATAATAGCAACATGTAAGAAATTTGGAGAGTGGTCTCAGGATGACCGCATTCGCCTGGGCTACCTAGCCATCTACACAGGATACATTGAAGGGAAGAAGAACTCATCGCCTACACGGGCGATGCCTGCAAGGCTAGTGATGAATTTACATGAATTTGAGACGTACCCATGGGGGAGATTGGCTTTTAAGTGGTTGATGGACTCTGTGAAGTGCAAAGATTTGACAAGCAATTGTTATACCATAGATGGGTTTGTTCAAGCTCTCCAAGTTTGGATCTACGTTGCTCTGCTCGACTTTTCTGCATCATTTGGGAAGCCCATACGAAACAGACCGACTCCCCCTTTGCTGGCTTACAATGGACAAAGAGGAATAAAATGTGGCAGAGGGTCTCAACACACAGTATCACCAATAGTATAG